cagccacgatggccgcccatgcgcgtgcgtgcgagcagcagcccacgcagcgaggcccacgcagccgcggccttggcgcgcgctggtcctgccttgcggtaggcctgggcgctgccttggctgggcttgtggcgcgcgtttggcttgctgggcgatggcctggcttcgagctgggccctcgtccggcaggcctcgtccgatgcttattcgtacgatacgcttccgattaaatttccgattccggaattcatttccgatacgaacaatatttaacatttccgattccggaattaatttccgtttcgaacaaatatttaatatttccgtttccggaattattttccgattccgataatatttccgattctgacaatatttccgtttccggcaatatttccgattctggcaatatttccatttccgataatattttccgatacgtaccatgtttccgtttccggcaacatctacgacttggataatatttatatttccgatacgatccatatttccgtttccggcaatatcatcgtttccggagtattcatttcttgcctgtgacgatctcagctcccactgaaaccaagattcgtcgattccgaatattcatagatggagtatttaatgccattaaatacttgatccgtttacgtactatttgtgtgaccctacgggttcagtcaagagtaagctgtggattaatatcattaattccacttgaactgaagcggcctctagctaggcattcagctcacttgatctcactgaattattaacttgttaattaatactgaaccgcatttattagacttaacatagaatgcatacttggaccaagggcattatttccttcagattcttgttttgcttggtcttaaaattcagtttctcttcaattagttgagcataatgagttgattatgcagagaatttaggctaatgttctaatattggatgaatttacaaattagggtttgatattTATGGTTTGGATGTTTTGGATGTTTTCCCCCACCAGATGTGTGAGGATTTGATTTTTAAATTGGTTGGTCATGAGCTTGAAGATATATCTATACTCGATATTAAGCCTTGGGTAATGCATGCTGAAGTTGCTGAGAAGTTTTTGTCCTTTGAAAACCAAGTTTTTCTAGCTGGTGATGCCGCTCATCGTTTTCCTCCAGCCGGTGGATTTGGTATGAGCAAATCTACTAATTTACTAGTTTCTTGAGTTGAGATGTGAGGCACATTTATGTATCGCAACTGTGCCTTGTAGTAATGTACTACTTTTTCATGCTATGTGTAGGCATGAATACTGGGATTCAGGATGCTCAAAATCTTGCTTGGAAGCTGGCTGCAGTTGTCAACGGTATTGCTCCAACCACACTTCTCATCACATATGAAACATAACGGAGGCCGGTATTGGCATATTTTCTTTGGTCTGCTGTCTTATTTTTATTACTTCCTGAGTTTCTCGTACCTCAGTTTCCCATTGCTTAACCATTTTTCCGGTAATTGTCATATTGCTATGTTTAACACTGTCTCTTATTCCTTAGTTTTTCATTTCTTAACCATTTTCCGGTAATTGTCAGATTGCCATATTTAACACTGCACTTAGTGTTCAGAACTTCAGAGCAGCCATGGAAGTCCCTGCTGCCCTTGGACTTGACCCTACAGTTGCAAATTCAGGTGCTCAAACTTCAATTGACTCGACATTCCCAACCAACTACTTTTAACTTCCTTATTCGTCATTTTTCTATTGTTGTTAGTCACATCTCATCAGTTGTTCAATCTTTTTTCTACCTGATGGTCTTGTGTTCAGcttgttttttttccttttgtctTGCTATGTACCTTGCAGTTGCCCAGATGTCGTTGTCTCATGTTTTCTGTACTCAGCTCTAGTTTTGCATTGTTATGATTAACATAGAGTAATTATATCACAGTTTGTTGTGTGAACTCCGTTAAGGTTAGTTTCAACAACAGCTGCCCTCGTTCTATTTTTCCTAAGATGCTtgcttgttgaattttttttaacattttcAGACACAAGTCCTGATTTCCAGTTCCCACCTTTTTATATATGAGTTTTGCATTTGGCTTGGGAGCTATTTGAATCAAAAGCACAAAGCAACCAAAGTGTAGGATCTTTAAGACAGATGGTTTTATTTTGCAGCTATATATCCAAGTCCTGCAGCATCTAAAGCTGAGTTATATAAAGTCATGAtcagtatggtttatttcaggaTCACAACCATGCTCAATGTGGAATTACAGAGGTATTCTACTAATTGTTTAATTTCAGAAAATAGGTTGATGCATTTTTTTGCTTGTATATACATATACTCCTTTCCAATTTCCATCACGTGTCTTGTATTCCTGGCTGTCATCTCATGGCTTTCTgaattaatgttcttttataatGTTATGTCTGTAAACAAATGGAATGACGACAGTGTAGTAAACTGAAGGCCTTATTGAGTTGTTGACCGGCAGGCTGGATCATGTCCTTGATGCTTGTTACCATGGATTTAAGGTTAATGATGTCCAGTCAACACCTTTTATACCCTAAATTTCTGTCAGATCTATTTTATACCAAGCCCACAGATATTGTTCAGCCTAAAATCTGATGTATATCTCAGCTGATTTGTTTTAAATTGGGAAAATGTCGGTGGTATGCCACTACTTTGGAAGCAAATCATAGCTCCATGTAATCATATTCTCATAGGTTAAGGTCTTCACTGACATTTATAGATTTGAACTCATCAAGTCTAGAAAAATGATGAAAGATAAGTTAGGATTGGAGTCCAATCAGCCAATTTTCCTCTTTGACATGATGAATCTAgtgatttttcttgttttctttgCTCACATTTAAGCTCGAACCGATCTCATGGAGTGATTGAGTACAAAGGGACATGTGCAGTAGCCTTGAAGGTTCTAGGAAATTCTGccttttaattttcatattagcAACTCATTTgactcttattacatgattaatatgcatatttttaactttctaaaactcattccaatctacgtatgcacattttaaggctcattgagtcgttataggtcatatttagagctaaaataacatttccgctcccaactttgaactaaagaacctaaggactcatttgattcttattacatgattaatatgcatagttttaactttctaaaactcattccaatctacgtatgcacatttaaggctcattgggtcgttataggtcatatttagagctaaaatgacatttccgctcccaactttgaactaaagaacctaaggactcatttgattcttattacatgactaatatacatattttaaactttctaaaactcattcgaatctatttatgcacatttaaggatcattaggtcgttataggtcatgtttagagctaaaatgacatttccactcccaactttgaactaaagaacctaaggactcatttgattcttattacatgactaatatacatagttttaactttctaaaactcattcgaatatatttatgcacatttaaggctcattaggtcgttataggtcatgtttagagctaaaatgacatttccgctcccaactttgaactaaagaacctaaggactcatttgattcttattacatgattaatatgcatagttataactttctaaaactcattccaatctacgtgcacatttaaggctcattgggtcgtaataggtcatatttaaagctaaaatgacatttccgctcccaactttgaactaaagaacctaaggactcatttgattcttattacagactaatatacatagttataactttctaaaactcattcgaatctatttatgcacatttaaggctcattaggtcgttataggtcatgtttagagctaaaatgacatttccgctcccaactttgaactaaagaacctaaggactcatttgattcttattacatgattaatatgcatagttttaactttctaaaactcattccaatctacgtatgcacatttaaggctcattgggtcgttataggtcatatttagagctaaaatgacatttccgctcccaactttgaactaaagaacctaaggactcatttgattcttattacagactaatatacatagttataactttctaaaactcattcgaatctatttatgcacatttaaggctcattaggtcgttataggtcatgtttagagctaaaatgacatttccactcccaactttgaactaaagaacctaaggactcatttgattcttattacatgatttatatgcatagttttaactttctaaaactcattccattctacgtatgcacatttaaggctcattgggtcgttataggtcatatttagagctaaaatgacatttccgttcccaactttgaactaaagaacctatggactcatttgattcttattacagactaatatacatagttataactttctaaaactcattcgaatctatttatgcacatttaagggtcattaggtcgttataggtcatgtttagagctaaaatgacatttctgctcccaactttgaactaaagaacctaaggactcatttcattcttattacatgattaatatgcatagttttaactttctaaaactcattccaatctacgtatgcacatttaaggctcattgggtcgttataggtcatatttagagctaaaatgacatttccgctcccaactttgaactaaagaacctaaggactcatttgattcttattacatgactaatatacatagttttaactttctaaaactcattcgaatctatttatgcacatttaaggctcattaggtcgttataggtcatgtttagagctaaaatgacatttccgctcccaactttgaactaaagaacctaaggactcatttgacatttattacatgattaatatgcatagttttaactttctaaaactcattcgtgAGTGTATGACTTTCTAAAACAGGGTGAAGCCGCCGGTGAGAACAAAGCAGCTAGTGTTGGTGTTGGTTTCGTTTGGGGAAGCAGTGTTTGTCGAGCAATATTAACCTAAGTCAGAATGAAGTTCTTAAGCAATTAAGCTAGTGAGcgcgaattcgaaaaaaaaaatcaaaacacattgCGTCGCaactttgttaaactgcgaggcaaatgactctaggatgccccccagagtcatttgcgtcgcagattagtaaatctgcgacgcacttgattgagtcatttgcgtcgcagttttactaatctgcgacgcaaatgactctggggggcatcctagagttatttgcctcgcagtttaataaagctgcgacgcaaatgactaaattttatgctaaaatttgtcatttgcgtcacatgttcagaatggcgtggcaaatgcggggatgcaaataagcctttttccactagtgttagTAATTAAACAAAGAAAATTTCTAATGAGAGATATTGGTTCACACCCCTCTTAGAGGTTAATTTTGAATTATCATTAAACTTTCAATGAATGttagatggacaaaa
This sequence is a window from Spinacia oleracea cultivar Varoflay chromosome 1, BTI_SOV_V1, whole genome shotgun sequence. Protein-coding genes within it:
- the LOC130463559 gene encoding uncharacterized protein; translated protein: MCEDLIFKLVGHELEDISILDIKPWVMHAEVAEKFLSFENQVFLAGDAAHRFPPAGGFGMNTGIQDAQNLAWKLAAVVNGIAPTTLLITYET